The DNA window GCGGTTCAGGCTCGCGACGACGTCGCCACCGAGTCCTCCTGCGCCGACCATTCCGGCGATAACGACCATGGACAGCGACAGCATGATGACCTGGTTGACACCGGCCATGATGCTCGGCATGGCCAGGGGCAGCTGGATCTGACGCAGGATGCGGAACGGCGACGAACCGAACGCGTGGCCGGCCTCGACAACTTCCTTGTCAACACCGCGGATGCCCAGCTCGGTGAGACGGACACCGGGGGCAAGCGCGAAGATGATTGTCGCAACGATTCCGGGGACAACGCCGACGCGGAACAGGATGAGCGCGGGGATGAGGTACACGAACGCCGGCATGGTCTGCAGGAAGTCGAGGATCGGCTTCAGAATGCGCGATGCCGTGTCGGAGCGCGCACCCAGAATTCCGAGCGGAACGCTGATGAGCACCGCGAGGAAACTGGCGACGAGAACGAGGGACAGAGAGTCCATCGCGTTCTCCCACTGGTCGACCGCGAAGATCAGGCCGAACCCGACGATGACACCGACCGCGAGCTTCCAGCCGGTCGCGAGGAAGCCGAGAACGGCAACGACGAGGATGATGACCCAGAACGGCGGGGCCTGGAGAATCAGGTTGACCAGGTCATACAGACCGAGGAAGACGGCGCGGAGCACGTCGAACAGCGGCTGGAGCGTGTCGGTGAGAATGTCGACAAAATCTTCGACCCACTGGCCGAGCGGAATACGGAAATCCATCAGCGAAGGCTCCCTTCAGAAGCGGTGCGGACATCGTCGGCAGGCTGAGCCTTGACCTGGTCGACTTCGTCGGTGAGCCCCGCGGTTTCGCGGAGCGTCTGGGTGATGACCTCGACGGCAACGGTTGCCGGAGTCTCGATGACCTGGTTCACTCCCGTTGTCGCTGGGAGGTTGGCCAGTGCAGCGAGCAGGGTGACGCGCGGAATGGCGCCGAGCAGGCGGCCCTTCTCGTCGACGACGGCGACGGGCAGCTGGCTTTCCGCTGCCGGCTCGAACAGGTCGACGAGGTACTGGTCGGGTCCGACCGTTGCCGGGTCATTGCGGACGATCGTCATGAGATCGGGGTTGCCGTTCTTGACGAGGGTCAGCACGTCACGGTCGTGAACCACGCCGAGCAGCCTGCGGCCGTTTCCGACGACGAAAGCGGCGGATGTCTGCATGTCACGCATCGTTCGCAGCGCGGCACGCGGTCCGGCCGAGCCGGAGACGACGGCGCGCGCCGGCTCCATCACGCTCGCGGCGGTGAGCACGCGGGCACGGTCGACGTCCTGGACGAACTGGGCGACATAGTCGTTGGCCGGATCGGTGAGGATCTCATCGGGAGTTCCGACCTGCACGATGCGACCGTCGCGCATGACGGCGATGCGGTCGCCGAGGAACATAGCCTCGTTGAGATCGTGGGTGATGAAGATGATCGTCTTGCCGAGCTCCTGCTGGAGTTCGACGAGCTGTTCCTGCATTTCGCGTCGAATCAGAGGGTCAAGGGCGGAGAACGCCTCGTCCATCAGCAGCACATCGGTGTCTGCGGCGAGCGCGCGGGCCAGGCCGACGCGCTGCTGCATTCCACCGGAGAGCTCGCCGGGCAGCTTGTCTTCCCAGCCGGAGAGACCGACGCGGGAGACAACCTTCTGCGCGCGCTCACGACGCTCCGCCAGGGGCACACCCTGAACCTCGAGGGCATAAGCCGCGTTGTCGAGCACCGTGCGGTGCGGCAGAAGGGCGAAGTGCTGGAAGACCATCGAGATCTTCGATCGGCGAACTTCGCGGAGTTGCTTCGCGGGCACACCGCTCACGGCTGAGCCATAGACGGCTACGGAACCGGAGGTCGGCTCGAGCAGTCCGTTAAGCATGCGGATCAGCGTGGACTTGCCCGAACCACTGAGGCCCATGACAACGAAGATCTCGCCCTGCTTGACGGAAAAACTCGCGTCGATGACCGCGGCGGTTCCGAGCGCGGTCAGCTCGTCCCGTTTCGCTCCGCCTTGCAATCGCTTGACGACGTCGCGCGGCTTTTTGCCAAAGACTTTGTAGACATTGTTTACCTCAACGGCAACAGTGTTGGTCACGTTTTCTCCGTGCGCGCGCAGGTGCCACAGCCACATTTCGTGACTTTCCCGGAGGGGACGGATGCCTGCACGGCATTCTCGTAAGTTACGACCGGGTCAGGGACGAGTGCACCTGCCCCACCCATCAAGCGGCGACGACCAGTGCGTCTGAAGCGATTCGGGAGCTGTGCCAGCGCGGCCATGGGGCCGCCGCCAACGTCACAAGACCATACGTCCGAATGCGCGACATTCCTGTGTCACATTCGTCCGCGGACTAGTGTTACGGCCATCATGGCCAGGGACGAGCCTAACAGAATCCGGAGGGAGCTTATTATGGGCTGTGCCTTTGCCGTGAAACCGCCCTGTGTCTGAGTACCTGCGCGCACGGGCCGTGCGCCCACCACGGCCCCGGATATCTTCGCAGTGCGCTCACGGCATCCGTTCGTAAACTGGGGCAATTCCTCTCACACAAGGAGCACACTATGGGTTTTCTCGACAGGCTTTTTGGTTCAGGCCAGGATTCGCGGCAGGACCGTTCACAGCAGTACGGACAGCAGAGCTACGGACAGCAGCAGTACGGCCAGCAGGGCTACGGTCAGCAGGGCCAGCGCACCGACGATGAAATCGCCGTCGAGCGTTACCGCTACCTGCTGCGCACGGCTCCCCCCGAGGCGATTGAGCAGGCTCACGAGGAGGCGTTCGCGAAGCTGACGCCCGAGCAGAGGCAGCTCCTGTTCACCCAGCTCAGCGCTGACGCTGCACCGGGTGATGCACCACGCGGCGACGACCCCCGGTCGCTCGCGCATTCGGCGACGCGTTCCGAGCTGCGCCAGCCGGGCACGATGGAGCGCACCATGAACGGCCCTGGCTTCGGCAGCATGGTCGGCGCGTCGCTCCTCGGAACCGTCGCCGGGTATGTCATCGCTTCGGCGGTTGTCGCATCGTTCATGCCTGACCCGTCAACCGAGGCGGGCGCAGATGGGGCCGGCGCGGATGGGCCCGGTACCGACTCCGGCTCGGACGCTGGTTCAGACGCTGGCGCGGATGCCGGCGGCGGAGACAGCGGCGGCGGCTGGGGTGACTTCGGCGGCGGCGGCAGCTTTGGCGGCGGAGACTTCGGCGGCGGCGGAGACTTCGGCGGCGGCTTTTAGGCCCGCTGCCGAACCGGCAGCCACCGTTCCTCGGGTCGCGCGCTGAGCGTGACCCGAGGAACGGGAACCGACTACTCGAGCAGCAGCGCGGGTTCCTCGATGATCGATGCGACATCGGCGAGGAATCGCGACGCGACATCACCGTCGACGACCCTGTGATCGAACGACGCACCGAGGGTCGTGACGAAGCGAGGTCGAACCTCACCGTCGACAACCCACGGCTTCTGCTTGATCGTGCCGAGCGCGACGATCCCGACCTCACCCGGGTTGAGAATCGGCGTTCCGGTATCCATCCCGAACACACCGATGTTCGTGATGGTGATCGTGCCGTTCTGCTGGTCGGCAGGAGGCGTCTTTCCCTCACGCGCGGTGAGGGTGAGCTGCTCAAGCGACTGAGCCAGCTCGAGCAGCGTCATCGACTGCGCTTCCTTGACGTTCGGGACGATGAGCCCGCGCGGCGTGGCGGCGGCGACACCGAGGTTGACGTAGTGCCTGACGATGATCTCCTCATCGGTCCAGGTCGCGTTCACCGTCGGGTTCCGGCGTACGGCCCAGATCATTGCCTTTGCCATGATCAGCAGCGGCGAAACCTTGACCCCGGCAAAGTCCGTCGAGTTCTTGAGCCGTTTGATGAACTCCATGGTGCGGGTCGCATCGACGTCGACGAACAGCGACACGTGCGGCGCTTTGAACGCAGCCTCGACCATGGCTTTGGCGATCTGCTTGCGCACGCCCTTGACCGGAATCCGCTCCTCGCGGGTGTCGCCCCACTCGGGTGTTTCGATATTGCGGAACACACTCGCCTGGCCGGCTTCGCGCACCACGTCGTCCCGCGTGACCTCTCCCCCGACACCGGTGCCGGTGACCTGGGCGAGCTCGACGCCGAGGTCCTTGGCGAGCTTGCGGATCGGCGGCTTCGCGATCACGGGCCCCTTCGCTTGTGGAACGGATGCCGGTCGAGCGGCAGGCGGGACGGGACGCGTCCGCGCGCGGCGGCGCGAAGACACCTGCCCGGCGTCGCCGTAGCCCACGAGAACCGCGCCTGGCTTCTCGTCGTCGACGGTGCCCCTGGTGTCGGCAACCGCTTCTGCGAACTCGGTTGAGACGGCGGGCGGAGCGACTTCTGCAGCCGCCTGGCCACCGGCATCCGCTGCACTGATCGTGATGATCGGGGTGCCGACGTCAACGGTCGTGCCCTCGGTGACGAGGATGGACGCGACGGTGCCCGCGAACGGCGACGGCAGCTCGACGAGAGACTTGGCGGTCTCGATCTCGACGATCACCTGGTTGAGCTCGACGGCGTCGCCTGGCGCGACCTTCCACGAGACCACTTCGGCCTCGGTGAGCCCTTCACCGGCATCCGGCATCAAAAACTGGAACTCACTCATGGTTCTCCATTCGGTCGACGGGCGACTAGTAGGCGAGCGCGCGATCGACGGCCTCGAGGATGCGGTCGGCGTCGGGCAGGTACAGCGCCTCGAGCTTGGCCGGCGGGAAGGGGACATCGAAGCCCGAGACCCGCAGAACGGGGGCTTCGAGCGAATAGAAGGCGCGCTCTGCGACGGTCGCCGCGATCTCGGAACCGACGGACACGTTGCCGGGAGCCTCCTGAGCAACGACGAGGCGGCCGGTCTTGCGCACGCTGTCGAGGATCGGCCCATAGTCGATCGGCGAGATCGACCTGAGGTCAACGACCTCGAGGCTGATGCCCTCGGCAGCCGCCAGCTCAGCGGCCTGAATCAGCACGCTGACCATCGCGCCGTGTGCAACGACGGTGACGTCGGTTCCCGTCCGCACGATTCTGCTCGCGTGCAGCGGTGCCGCCGATCCGGAGAGGTCGACCTCGCCCTTGGGCCAGTACCGACTCTTGGGTTCGAAGAACATGACGGGATCGTTCGACGCGATTGCTTCCTGGATCATCCAGTACGCGTCGTTCGGTGTCGACGGGCTGACCGAGCGAAGGCCGGCGGTGTGGGCGAAGTACGCCTCCGGGCTTTCCTGGTGGTGCTCGATCGCACCGATGTGTCCGCCGTACGGCACCCGGATGACAACGGGCATCTCGAGGGCACCTTCGTTGCGGTTGGTGAGTTTGGCGAGCTGCGATGTGATCTGGTTGAAGCCGGGGTAGATGAAGCCGTCGAACTGGATCTCGCACACCGGGCGGTAGCCGCGCATGGCCAGGCCGATCGCCGTCCCGATGATGCCGGACTCCGCGAGTGGGGTGTCGAGCACCCGGCTCTCTCCGAACTCGGCCTGCAGCCCCTCGGTGATGCGGAAGACTCCACCGAGCTTGCCGATGTCCTCGCCCATCAGGAGGACCTTGTCGTTCTCGGCCATCGCCTGCCTGAGTCCGGCGTTGAGCGCCTTCGCCATGGGCATGGTCGCGACCTGCGCGTCGATGCTCAGCGTCATGCGGCACCTCCCGCCATGGAACGCTCGTAGGTTTGCAACCACTCGCGCTCCTCGGTGACAAGCGGGTGGTCTTCGCTGTAGACGTTGTCGAACATGCTGGTCAGGTCGGGGTCCTCAATGGCGTGTGTCCGCGCGCGGATGTCTGCGGTGTAATCGCGTGCCTGTCCGGCGACACCGGCGAAGAACTCCTCGGAAGCACCCTTGCCGCGGAGGAACGCTTCGAACCGCACGATGGGATCCCTGGCTACCCACGAATCAGTGAGTTCCTGGGTGCGGTACTTCGTCGGGTCGTCACTCGTGGTGTGTGCGCCGACACGATAGGTGAGCGCTTCGATGAGCTGCGGGCCGCCGCCAGACCTGGCATCCGACAGGTGCTTGGCCGAGACCGCGTAGCTCGCGAGCACGTCGTTGCCGTCGACCTGCACGGCGGGCAGGCCGAAGCCTTTGGCCCGCTCAAAGAGCGGCGTCCGCGACTGGGTGGTCACGGGAACGCTGATCGCCCAGTGATTGTTCTGCAGGAAGAACACCTGCGGGGTCTGGTAGCTGGCCGCGAAGATCATGGCCTCGTTGACGTCACCCTGGCTGGTCGCTCCGTCACCGAAGTAGACCATCACTGCTTCGTCGGTTTCGGGATCGCCCGTTGCCGTCGCGCCGTCGAACTTCACACCCATCGCGTAGCCCGTCGCGTGCAGCGCCTGGGCTCCGATGACGAGTGTGTATGGACGGAAGTTGCCGTTGGCCGGGTCGGAGATGTCCCAGCCCGAGTGGGTGGTTCCGCGCATGACCTCGATGATGCCGAGGAGGTCGACGCCGCGAATCAAGCCGACGGCGTGCTCCCGATACGACGGGAAGATGTGGTCCTGGGCGCGCGCGGCGCGACCGGATCCGACCTGGGCGCCCTCCTGGCCGTGGCACGGCGGCCACAGCGCGAGCTGGCCCTGACGCTGCAGGTTCGCCGCCTCGGTGTCGAAAGCCCGGGCGATGACCATGTCCTTGTAGAACTGCTCGTGGTCTGTGTCGGTCAGCGCGTCCAGATACGGCAGATACGGCTCGGCCGATGCGGTCGGCGAATAGCTTCCGTCAGTGGCCAGAACCTGGACCGGGGGCGTGAGAGACGTCATTTCGGTTTCCGCCATTGTCCTAACCTAACTGCCGGGCCGGATGCCCAGCTGGTAGAGATCCCACAACGTCCGCGCTTGCCTGTAGGAGCTTCTCCATAGCTTCTTCCTCGCCAATCGAGATTCTGATACCCGATCCGGGGAAGGCCCGCGCCACAATCCCGTGGCTGAGGAACACCTCATTGGCCTCGAGCGTTTCGTCACCCGTCGCGAGCCAGATGAAGTTGCCCTGGGCATCCGGCACTCTCCAGCCCTGTTCGAGAAGCGCCGAACGGATGCTGTCACGCAGCACACTGAGACGGTCCACGCGTTCGAGCAGCTCGGCTTCGAGCCCGAGCGAGGCGATGGCCGCAGACTGTGCGGGCTGAGTGACCGAAAGGGGGATGGCGGCCGCCCGTGCCGCGTCGAGAATATTTACCGACCCGAGAGCCCAGCCCACGCGGAGGCCGGCGAGTCCGTATGCCTTGGAGAAGGTACGAAGGACGACGAGGTTCGGGTAGCGGCCGGTCAGGGTGAGTCCGTTGACGGCATCCGGGTTCGTTACGAACTCCGAGTAGGCCTCGTCGAGGAGCACGAGGACTTCGGCGGGAACCCGCTCCATGAACGCGTCGAAGTCACGAGCGGTCACGATCGTGGACGTTGGGTTGTTCGGCGTGCACACGATGACGACGCGGGTTCGCTCGTCGATCGCCGCTGCGATGGCGTCGAGGTCGTGAGCCCCGTCGCCGCGGTTGGGGACCTGCACGCTCTCGGCGCCCGCGACGGTGACGAGTCCCGGGTACGCCTCGAAGGAACGCCAGGCGTAGACGACCGTGTCTCCGGGGCCAGCGGCAGCGGTGATGAACTGGCTGAGCAACGCGACGGAACCAGACCCGACATGGATCTCCTCCGGGCTGACGCCGTGTTTCTCGGCGAGCACCTCGCGCAGCGCCGCGGCGCTCGCATCGGGGTACCGATTGAACGCGCCCGAAGCGACGACGGCCTCGACGACCCCCGGTAGCGGGGGAAAGGGATTCTCGTTGCTCGACAACTTGAACGCGTCGTCAGCCGCAGCTTTGCCCTGTCGGTATGGGGGCGTTGCGAGTATCTCCGGCCGAAGCTTCACCGTGGGCCGGTAGGGCGGGTGATCTGCGTTTGCCGGGGTGAAAGTCACACATCGAGTCTAGACAGGGGCCATTCCGCTGATCGCATACGGGCCACTGCGGCCGACTGCCAGAGGGGCGTGCACCCGTTGCGGCGCGGTGCCATAGTGGAGCATGGCCAAATTCCTCCTGAACATCGTCATCAACGCTGTGGCGATCTGGTTGACCACGCTCATCGTGGCCGGTGTCCAGGTCACCCCGTACGAGCCGAACAACGGTGTCGCTACGGCGCTGACCTACCTGTTCGTCGCCCTGATCTTCGCGATCGTGAACAGCATTATCGGCACGGTGATCAAAATCGTGGCCTTCCCGCTCTACATCCTGACGCTCGGCCTCATCTCGTTCATCATCAATGGCCTGCTCCTTCTCATGGCCGGCTGGGTGAGTGGATGGTTCGGCTTCGGTCTCACTGTCGACGGTTTCTGGTGGGCGGTTCTCGGTGCTCTCGTGATCAGCATCATCAACTGGATCTTCCAGATCATCCTGCGCCCGCAGCGCCGCGCCTCAGCTCGCTGACGCGGTAACGCCCGGCGTCAGCCCGACCGGACCCTCTCAGCGCGGAACGCCTGCGCCGCCCCGGCGCCTGAACCGATTCCGGCCAGCGCCTCGGTGAGGCCGGTGAGGCGCGAGTCAGTGGAGTCATCGATGAGCGCTGCCGTCGCCTCGTAGCCGTCCATGGAGTGGGCTGCCCCCGCGTCGTCGGCGCCTGACGGCGTGTCGTCGAAGATGGCGCGGGACACGACGAGGCGGTCGCGCCCTTCGGCCCCGTCGACCGGTTCACCACCGAGCGCCGGCACGAGGTCCTCTGCGTGCTCGACCGCAACCTGGGTCACCGAGTCCGGCACGGCGACCTGGCCGCTTGGAGAACCGAAGGTGACGAGAGCCTGGGTGTCGAAGCTCTCCGACTCGGCGATGCGGGCGGCGACGAGCCCGCCCTGGGAATGGCCGAAGAGGCTGACCCGGTCGCCGGGCTGAACTCCCGCCTGCTCCATGGCGTCGAGCGTGGCGGTATATGCCCCGGCGTCGCTGTCGGCGACGGCTGCCAGGTTGCTCGCCATATCGAACGGTTCGGCGCTGTTGCCGCCGAAGTCTGTCGTACCCGCGATGTACACAGCGTAGGAGTCGGCACCAGAGGAGTGTCTGTATTTCTCGACGGTGATCTGGGGCTTTCCCACTCCGGTCGGAGGGATCCGTCGTGCGGCCTCTGCGAGCGACGCCGGTGGCCGGGTCTCGCGCACCTCACCGTGCCGTGACGTCCGCACCGGCGTCTCGGTGAATGCGTGTCGTCCGCCGAGGATGATCGCGGCGCCGGCGACCGTCTCGAGGCCGACGAGACCGGTGCCTTCATCCCCGAGGAACCTCGCCGCGGGGAGACTCGTTCCGCTGAATCCCATCAGGATGTCGTCGGCCGCCGACACCACATCCCGCACCATCCCAACAAAAGCCGGATTCGCGGTGAGTCCGGGGTTCTGCACCAGCCCACCGGCCAGACCACCCCCGAGCACCGCGACAGCACGGCGCATCGCCGGTTGTTTCATGACGGTCGCGGTAAGAATCAGGCCGGGCAGCAGCGGGAGCGCCCCGATCACGAGGTTGCGCAGGTACGTGCCGACCAGGAACCCGGCGAAGGCTTGCATGGCGCCGAGAGCTTCCCGGCTCCGCGCTTCTCCGTCCGCGTAGGCGTTTGCGGCTTCTTGAACCACGCTGCCGAGCCGCTCCGCACACTCTGACGCCTCAGCGAGCGATCGACTCGCCTGAAGCAGCGCGGGTTCCGCAAAACCGTACGGTGCGGCATCCGTCGACCACTCCGTGAGGCACCGCGCGATCGATGCGGCGTGTGCCCAGTCGGTCGCGTCAGCGGCGAATACATCGAGAGCGCTGGCGAACACAAAAAGCTCCTCGGTCGAGACACTCGTTAACCCACCGGTCGACACGGTGAGCGCGTCGGACATCAGAGCGCACCTGTCGCGCCTGGACCACCACTCGTTGCGGGGTAACCGGAATATCCGGGCGAACCGGATGCCGCAGCGCCATTGGAGTAGGCGGCGAGGACCGCCCTTCTCGCGTGCTCACTCTGGTCGAGCGCCTCGGTGAGGTGAGCAGAGGCGAGAACGAGCCGGTCGGCGAGTTCAGCGACTCGGGCGTCGAACGCGGCCCGACTGGAGGATCGCCACCTGAGGTCGCCAGCCGCATCGAGGATGCGCCGTCGGCCGGGTGTGACGAGCAGCTGGAGCGCTTCGATTCGTCGCCGCTGTTCGGAGATGACATCAAGCGCCCGCAAGAGCGCAGCGCGGCTGTCCGCGTCGCCCGGCGCCCAGAGTCCACCGGTCATCGCGGTGCCCAGTGCCGAAGTGATCGTCGTGTCGATCGCCGTGGTCATCGTTAATCTCTCCTTCGTTAGTGAGATGTCGCCGGGGTACCGATGTTTCGTCGGTCGGCTGTCGGATCCACTGTGGCCGGGTGCCCCCGTCTGTGCCGCGACAATGCCGAGTCGTGGAGAACCCGCCCCGATTCGGGGGTTTGTGAAGGAGCTGGGGGACTCCCGCCCGAGCCTCGAGCGGTACAGAATAGGGGAATGATTTCCGACCCGGACCCGACCGAGGTGCAACCTTTCCGGGTGTGCTTTGTGTGCGCGGGCAACATCTGCCGATCGCCAATGGCGGAGATCGTCTTCCAGCACCTCGTGCGCCAGGCGGGATTGAGCCGTTACGTAGAGACAGTGTCCGCCGGAACCGGCGACTGGCACGTCGGCGAACAGGCCGACGCCCGCACAATCGCCGCCCTCCGCAAATATGGCTATGACGGCGCCAGGCACAGGGCGAAGCAGTTCAACCCTGACTGGTTCGAGAAGCTCGACCTGGTTGTCGCGCTCGACCGCACGCACGATCGGGTGCTCCGGACGTGGGCGCCGACAGAGACAGACCGGGGAAAGATCGCACTTTTGCTCAGTTTCGACGCTGAGCGCAGCGAATTGACCGACGTTCCCGACCCCTACTACGCGGATGACGAAATGTTCGATCGGGTATTGGGCATGATTGAGGGGGCGATCCGCCAACTTTTTCGCCAGCTCGAACCCGCAATCCGACAGGGAGCCACCCGATGACCTCACTACCCGTCCAGCCACTCAGCCCGCTCGATGGCCGATATTCCTCAGTGGTGAGCCCGCTGGGCGAGTACCTGTCAGAGGCTGGTCTCAACCGGGCGCGGGTGCAGGTCGAGGTCGAATGGCTGATCTATCTGACCGGTGCAGGCATGTTCGGGTCAACTCCGCTCAGCGAAGAGCAGATCTTCTCTCTCCGTTCGCTGTACCTGTACTTCGGTCAGGTCGAGATCGACTGGCTCTCTGAAAAGGAAGCGGTGACCCGTCACGATGTGAAGGCCGTCGAGTACCTCGTGCGCGACCGCCTGGCTACCCTCGGGCTCGACTCGATCGCGGAACTGACCCACTTCGCCTGTACGAGCGAGGACATCAACAACCTGTCATACGCGCTCACCGTGTCCAACGCTGTTCAGGCGGTCTGGCTGCCGAAGCTGCGGCTCGTCATCGACAAGCTGCAGGCGCTGGCCGTGAAGCACAGGGCGGATGCCATGCTGGCACGCACCCACGGGCAGCCGGCAACACCGACCACCATGGGGCACGAGCTCGCTGTCTTCGTCTACCGGCTCGAGCGCATCGCGAAAC is part of the Mycetocola zhujimingii genome and encodes:
- a CDS encoding low molecular weight protein-tyrosine-phosphatase, whose product is MISDPDPTEVQPFRVCFVCAGNICRSPMAEIVFQHLVRQAGLSRYVETVSAGTGDWHVGEQADARTIAALRKYGYDGARHRAKQFNPDWFEKLDLVVALDRTHDRVLRTWAPTETDRGKIALLLSFDAERSELTDVPDPYYADDEMFDRVLGMIEGAIRQLFRQLEPAIRQGATR
- a CDS encoding dihydrolipoamide acetyltransferase family protein, which gives rise to MSEFQFLMPDAGEGLTEAEVVSWKVAPGDAVELNQVIVEIETAKSLVELPSPFAGTVASILVTEGTTVDVGTPIITISAADAGGQAAAEVAPPAVSTEFAEAVADTRGTVDDEKPGAVLVGYGDAGQVSSRRRARTRPVPPAARPASVPQAKGPVIAKPPIRKLAKDLGVELAQVTGTGVGGEVTRDDVVREAGQASVFRNIETPEWGDTREERIPVKGVRKQIAKAMVEAAFKAPHVSLFVDVDATRTMEFIKRLKNSTDFAGVKVSPLLIMAKAMIWAVRRNPTVNATWTDEEIIVRHYVNLGVAAATPRGLIVPNVKEAQSMTLLELAQSLEQLTLTAREGKTPPADQQNGTITITNIGVFGMDTGTPILNPGEVGIVALGTIKQKPWVVDGEVRPRFVTTLGASFDHRVVDGDVASRFLADVASIIEEPALLLE
- a CDS encoding quaternary amine ABC transporter ATP-binding protein; its protein translation is MWLWHLRAHGENVTNTVAVEVNNVYKVFGKKPRDVVKRLQGGAKRDELTALGTAAVIDASFSVKQGEIFVVMGLSGSGKSTLIRMLNGLLEPTSGSVAVYGSAVSGVPAKQLREVRRSKISMVFQHFALLPHRTVLDNAAYALEVQGVPLAERRERAQKVVSRVGLSGWEDKLPGELSGGMQQRVGLARALAADTDVLLMDEAFSALDPLIRREMQEQLVELQQELGKTIIFITHDLNEAMFLGDRIAVMRDGRIVQVGTPDEILTDPANDYVAQFVQDVDRARVLTAASVMEPARAVVSGSAGPRAALRTMRDMQTSAAFVVGNGRRLLGVVHDRDVLTLVKNGNPDLMTIVRNDPATVGPDQYLVDLFEPAAESQLPVAVVDEKGRLLGAIPRVTLLAALANLPATTGVNQVIETPATVAVEVITQTLRETAGLTDEVDQVKAQPADDVRTASEGSLR
- a CDS encoding thiamine pyrophosphate-dependent dehydrogenase E1 component subunit alpha gives rise to the protein MAETEMTSLTPPVQVLATDGSYSPTASAEPYLPYLDALTDTDHEQFYKDMVIARAFDTEAANLQRQGQLALWPPCHGQEGAQVGSGRAARAQDHIFPSYREHAVGLIRGVDLLGIIEVMRGTTHSGWDISDPANGNFRPYTLVIGAQALHATGYAMGVKFDGATATGDPETDEAVMVYFGDGATSQGDVNEAMIFAASYQTPQVFFLQNNHWAISVPVTTQSRTPLFERAKGFGLPAVQVDGNDVLASYAVSAKHLSDARSGGGPQLIEALTYRVGAHTTSDDPTKYRTQELTDSWVARDPIVRFEAFLRGKGASEEFFAGVAGQARDYTADIRARTHAIEDPDLTSMFDNVYSEDHPLVTEEREWLQTYERSMAGGAA
- a CDS encoding ABC transporter permease, yielding MMDFRIPLGQWVEDFVDILTDTLQPLFDVLRAVFLGLYDLVNLILQAPPFWVIILVVAVLGFLATGWKLAVGVIVGFGLIFAVDQWENAMDSLSLVLVASFLAVLISVPLGILGARSDTASRILKPILDFLQTMPAFVYLIPALILFRVGVVPGIVATIIFALAPGVRLTELGIRGVDKEVVEAGHAFGSSPFRILRQIQLPLAMPSIMAGVNQVIMLSLSMVVIAGMVGAGGLGGDVVASLNRIDIGLGFEAGLSVVILAIVLDRLTASLGNRKKRAKKADAVTSAGQPTPESPKDRQLIAASTTADLDADSDTRTPQGASA
- a CDS encoding alpha-ketoacid dehydrogenase subunit beta, whose protein sequence is MTLSIDAQVATMPMAKALNAGLRQAMAENDKVLLMGEDIGKLGGVFRITEGLQAEFGESRVLDTPLAESGIIGTAIGLAMRGYRPVCEIQFDGFIYPGFNQITSQLAKLTNRNEGALEMPVVIRVPYGGHIGAIEHHQESPEAYFAHTAGLRSVSPSTPNDAYWMIQEAIASNDPVMFFEPKSRYWPKGEVDLSGSAAPLHASRIVRTGTDVTVVAHGAMVSVLIQAAELAAAEGISLEVVDLRSISPIDYGPILDSVRKTGRLVVAQEAPGNVSVGSEIAATVAERAFYSLEAPVLRVSGFDVPFPPAKLEALYLPDADRILEAVDRALAY
- a CDS encoding alpha/beta hydrolase codes for the protein MSDALTVSTGGLTSVSTEELFVFASALDVFAADATDWAHAASIARCLTEWSTDAAPYGFAEPALLQASRSLAEASECAERLGSVVQEAANAYADGEARSREALGAMQAFAGFLVGTYLRNLVIGALPLLPGLILTATVMKQPAMRRAVAVLGGGLAGGLVQNPGLTANPAFVGMVRDVVSAADDILMGFSGTSLPAARFLGDEGTGLVGLETVAGAAIILGGRHAFTETPVRTSRHGEVRETRPPASLAEAARRIPPTGVGKPQITVEKYRHSSGADSYAVYIAGTTDFGGNSAEPFDMASNLAAVADSDAGAYTATLDAMEQAGVQPGDRVSLFGHSQGGLVAARIAESESFDTQALVTFGSPSGQVAVPDSVTQVAVEHAEDLVPALGGEPVDGAEGRDRLVVSRAIFDDTPSGADDAGAAHSMDGYEATAALIDDSTDSRLTGLTEALAGIGSGAGAAQAFRAERVRSG
- a CDS encoding histidinol-phosphate transaminase; translated protein: MKLRPEILATPPYRQGKAAADDAFKLSSNENPFPPLPGVVEAVVASGAFNRYPDASAAALREVLAEKHGVSPEEIHVGSGSVALLSQFITAAAGPGDTVVYAWRSFEAYPGLVTVAGAESVQVPNRGDGAHDLDAIAAAIDERTRVVIVCTPNNPTSTIVTARDFDAFMERVPAEVLVLLDEAYSEFVTNPDAVNGLTLTGRYPNLVVLRTFSKAYGLAGLRVGWALGSVNILDAARAAAIPLSVTQPAQSAAIASLGLEAELLERVDRLSVLRDSIRSALLEQGWRVPDAQGNFIWLATGDETLEANEVFLSHGIVARAFPGSGIRISIGEEEAMEKLLQASADVVGSLPAGHPARQLG
- a CDS encoding phage holin family protein, with translation MAKFLLNIVINAVAIWLTTLIVAGVQVTPYEPNNGVATALTYLFVALIFAIVNSIIGTVIKIVAFPLYILTLGLISFIINGLLLLMAGWVSGWFGFGLTVDGFWWAVLGALVISIINWIFQIILRPQRRASAR